In Phocoena sinus isolate mPhoSin1 chromosome 10, mPhoSin1.pri, whole genome shotgun sequence, a single genomic region encodes these proteins:
- the KERA gene encoding keratocan: protein MATTICFIIWVLFITDTVWTRSVRQVYEANDPEDWMVHDFHCPRECFCPPSFPTALYCENRALKAIPAIPSRIWYLYLENNLIETIPEKPFENATQLRWINLNKNKITNYGIEKGALSQLKKLLFLFLEDNELEEVPSPLPRSLEQLQLARNKVSRIPQGTFSNLENLTLLDLQHNKLLDNAFQRDTFKGLKNLMQLNMAKNSLRNMPPRLPANTMQLFLDNNSIEGIPENYFNVIPKVAFLRLNHNKLSDAGLPSSGFNVSSILDLQLSHNQLTKVPKISAHLQHLHLDHNKIKNVNVSVICPTTPITLPAEHDSFSYGPHLRYLRLDGNEIKPPIPMDLMTCFRLLQAVII, encoded by the exons ATGGCAACCACAATCTGTTTCATCATCTGGGTGTTATTCATAACAGATACTGTATGGACTCGAAGTGTGAGACAGGTCTATGAGGCAAATGATCCAGAGGACTGGATGGTGCATGACTTCCATTGTCCCAGGGAATGTTTCTGTCCCCCCAGTTTCCCTACCGCTTTGTACTGTGAAAACCGGGCTCTCAAAGCAATCCCTGCTATACCATCAAGGATCTGGTATCTTTATCTTGAAAACAACCTGATAGAAACCATTCCTGAGAAGCCATTCGAGAATGCCACCCAGCTGAGATGGATAAAtctaaacaagaacaaaataaccAACTATGGAATTGAAAAAGGAGCCCTGAGCCAACTGAAGAAGCTGCTTTTCTTATTCCTGGAAGATAATGAGCTAGAGGAGGTACCTTCTCCATTGCCAAGAAGTTTAGAACAATTACAATTAGCTAGAAACAAGGTGTCCAGAATTCCTCAAGGGACCTTCAGCAATCTGGAGAACCTGACCCTTCTTGACCTGCAGCACAATAAACTATTAGACAATGCCTTTCAAAGAGACACCTTTAAAGGACTCAAGAacctcatgcagctaaatatggCTAAGAACTCCCTGAGGAATATGCCACCAAGATTACCAGCCAATACTATGCAGCTGTTTTTAGACAACAATTCCATTGAAGGAAtaccagaaaattattttaatgtgattCCTAAAGTGGCCTTCCTGAGACTCAACCACAACAAATTATCAGATGCTGGCCTCCCTTCTAGTGGTTTTAATGTATCATCAATTCTAGATCTTCAACTGTCTCACAATCAACTCACAAAGGTCCCCAAAATCAGTGCTCATCTGCAGCACCTTCACCTCGatcataacaaaattaaaa ATGTGAACGTCTCTgtaatatgtcctaccactcctaTCACATTGCCTGCAGAACACGATTCCTTCAGTTATGGACCTCATCTTCGCTACCTCCGTCTGGATGGAAATGAAATCAAACCACCAATCCCAATGGATTTAATGACCTGCTTCAGGCTCCTTCAGGCTGTCATTATTTAA